In one window of Chryseobacterium phocaeense DNA:
- a CDS encoding YceI family protein: protein MATKWNLDPTHSEITFKVKHMMISNIKGNFRTFNAEIEAEDDTFANAKTTATIQTDSVFTNNTDRDNHLKSAEFFNAEANPSITFESQALNDKITGNLTVNGITKPVTLDVDFGGINVDPWGNTKAGFSFEGKINRKDFGLNWNAALEAGGVMVSDEVKIAGELQFVKQA, encoded by the coding sequence ATGGCAACAAAATGGAACCTAGACCCAACGCATAGTGAAATTACTTTTAAAGTAAAACACATGATGATTTCCAATATCAAAGGAAACTTCAGAACTTTCAACGCAGAAATTGAAGCTGAAGACGATACTTTCGCCAACGCTAAAACTACAGCAACCATCCAGACCGATTCTGTATTCACCAATAACACAGACAGAGACAATCACTTAAAGTCTGCAGAATTTTTCAATGCTGAAGCAAACCCTTCCATCACATTCGAATCTCAGGCTCTAAATGATAAAATCACAGGAAACCTTACCGTGAACGGAATTACAAAACCTGTTACTTTAGATGTTGACTTCGGAGGAATCAACGTAGATCCTTGGGGAAATACAAAAGCAGGTTTTTCTTTTGAGGGAAAAATCAACAGAAAAGATTTCGGACTGAACTGGAACGCAGCCCTGGAAGCAGGCGGTGTAATGGTAAGCGACGAAGTAAAAATAGCCGGAGAACTACAGTTTGTAAAACAGGCTTAA
- the ygiD gene encoding 4,5-DOPA-extradiol-dioxygenase — protein MNLNDLQNISDSFGNTQKMPVLFLGHGSPMNAIEENQFVQGFRKAAQEIPKPHAILCISAHWYTRGTFVTAMDMPRTIHDFGGFPKALFDVQYPAPGSPELAEETVELLAPTLVEEDHNWGLDHGAWSVIRHMYPEADIPVIQLSIDYTKPPQYHFDLAQRLNKLREKGILIIGSGNIVHNLRLIDWKNINTVGAGWDWAVEAREKTNNWLLDGNFRNIIDYQKQGTFLQYAVPTPDHYLPLMYTLGLKDQAESLSLFNDELIGGSLSMTSVRIR, from the coding sequence ATGAACCTCAACGACCTTCAGAATATCAGCGATAGTTTTGGAAACACGCAAAAAATGCCCGTTTTATTTCTCGGACACGGCTCTCCCATGAATGCTATTGAAGAAAACCAGTTTGTACAGGGATTCAGAAAAGCGGCGCAGGAAATTCCAAAACCTCATGCTATTCTCTGTATTTCTGCGCACTGGTATACCCGTGGAACTTTTGTGACCGCTATGGATATGCCCAGAACAATCCATGATTTCGGAGGCTTTCCAAAAGCTTTATTTGATGTTCAGTATCCCGCTCCGGGAAGTCCGGAACTCGCTGAAGAAACGGTTGAACTTCTGGCTCCCACTCTGGTTGAGGAAGATCACAACTGGGGCCTCGACCATGGCGCGTGGTCGGTCATCAGACATATGTATCCTGAAGCTGACATTCCGGTCATCCAGTTGAGCATAGATTATACAAAACCTCCGCAATATCATTTTGATCTGGCCCAGAGACTGAATAAGCTCCGTGAAAAAGGTATTCTGATCATCGGAAGCGGAAATATTGTCCATAATCTGCGTCTCATCGACTGGAAAAATATAAATACTGTAGGCGCCGGATGGGACTGGGCTGTGGAAGCAAGAGAAAAAACCAACAACTGGCTGCTGGACGGAAATTTCCGGAACATTATAGACTATCAGAAACAGGGAACATTCCTTCAATACGCAGTCCCCACACCGGATCACTATCTTCCGCTGATGTATACATTGGGTTTAAAAGATCAGGCTGAGAGTCTTTCTTTATTCAATGATGAGCTGATTGGAGGATCTTTAAGTATGACGAGTGTAAGAATCAGATAA
- a CDS encoding S8 family peptidase: protein MKKTAFYLLALFFALNSCTRDGLPTENPSTEIVQKDPLTGKQINAEINNSIKNTGSFNWKNSSDHLLWSAIFRGNRMVSIGFGSSKDDFDRSLSADSKTMEAEVLNLISQYEGIGQARFLIASDPYLNQIDVLIEKEETITALRKMKTIRYVEPGDYHYFEVENGLNPNAKSSSSGSSGCGFDSSVLNAADYTTTTPNAKVPWAFTKHNIPGAWGYSTGAGVTIGLIDTGVSPEQTLLGSSFNTGASSGRTISKFGSYVNGSTTDGPADQCGHGTKMAAVMAAPKNNAGLPVGVAYNANLITYRAASNVVLETSSEQNGVKTAFTELANNTSVKIISMSMGHIFSVGKIEDGVKYAYSKGKLIFCAGGTSTSFTTFVGVIFPASMSETQAVTGVKEGTSNQKCDVCHSGSQIDFTFQMERANGNTVPVLSYYNNQADYVGGSSVATAATAGIAALVWAKNPSWTREQVLNKMRQSATYYPTVNSSYGYGNINVLQAVQ, encoded by the coding sequence ATGAAAAAAACCGCATTTTACCTTCTGGCATTATTCTTTGCCCTGAATTCGTGTACAAGGGACGGGCTTCCCACTGAAAATCCATCCACTGAAATTGTTCAGAAAGACCCTCTGACAGGGAAACAGATCAATGCAGAAATCAACAATTCAATTAAAAACACCGGGTCATTTAACTGGAAAAACAGCTCTGACCATTTGCTTTGGAGTGCCATTTTCAGAGGAAACAGGATGGTATCCATCGGATTTGGATCTTCAAAAGATGATTTTGACAGAAGTCTTTCCGCAGACAGCAAAACCATGGAAGCTGAGGTTCTGAATCTGATCAGCCAGTATGAAGGCATCGGACAGGCCAGGTTTTTAATTGCCTCCGATCCTTATCTTAACCAGATCGATGTCCTTATCGAGAAGGAGGAAACAATTACTGCCCTTAGAAAGATGAAGACCATCCGTTATGTAGAGCCGGGAGACTATCATTACTTTGAAGTGGAAAACGGTCTTAATCCCAATGCGAAATCCAGTTCCAGCGGATCTTCAGGCTGCGGATTTGATTCCAGTGTTTTAAATGCCGCAGATTATACCACAACTACGCCTAATGCTAAGGTTCCATGGGCTTTTACAAAACATAATATTCCTGGTGCGTGGGGCTACAGCACGGGTGCCGGAGTCACCATCGGGCTTATCGATACCGGGGTTTCACCGGAGCAGACTTTATTGGGAAGCAGCTTTAATACAGGGGCTTCATCCGGAAGAACGATCAGTAAGTTCGGATCTTATGTTAATGGTTCCACTACAGATGGTCCTGCAGACCAGTGCGGACACGGAACAAAAATGGCTGCCGTTATGGCCGCTCCTAAAAATAACGCCGGCCTTCCTGTAGGAGTTGCTTACAATGCCAATCTTATTACCTACCGGGCAGCTTCCAATGTAGTATTGGAAACTTCCAGCGAACAGAATGGGGTAAAGACAGCATTTACTGAGCTGGCTAATAACACCAGTGTGAAGATCATTTCCATGTCTATGGGACATATTTTCTCGGTAGGAAAGATTGAAGATGGTGTTAAATATGCCTATTCTAAGGGAAAACTGATCTTCTGTGCCGGAGGAACTTCTACAAGCTTCACTACTTTCGTGGGCGTTATTTTCCCGGCAAGCATGTCTGAAACGCAGGCGGTAACAGGAGTAAAAGAAGGAACTTCCAACCAGAAATGTGACGTATGCCACTCAGGAAGCCAGATTGATTTTACTTTCCAGATGGAACGCGCCAATGGAAATACCGTTCCGGTTTTAAGCTACTATAACAATCAGGCTGATTATGTGGGCGGATCATCAGTGGCCACGGCTGCCACTGCAGGGATTGCGGCACTTGTCTGGGCGAAAAATCCTTCATGGACGAGAGAGCAGGTGCTGAACAAAATGAGACAGTCTGCCACCTATTATCCTACGGTAAATTCAAGCTACGGCTATGGAAACATTAATGTGTTACAGGCTGTACAATAG